In Phreatobacter stygius, a genomic segment contains:
- the nthA gene encoding nitrile hydratase subunit alpha, translated as MHDDHDSHDDHDHHHDHHHDHDHSELSPMDARVRAIETILTEKGYVDPAALDALIETYETKVGPHNGARVVAKAWADPAFRRRLLDDATAAIAELGYVGRQGEHMVAIENTPDTHNMVVCTLCSCYPWPVLGLPPVWYKSAPYRSKAVRDPRGVLADFGVTLPADKQIKVWDSTAEVRYLVLPERPDGTEGWSEVDLAALVTRDSMIGTGLASAPEAA; from the coding sequence ATGCATGACGACCACGACAGCCATGATGATCATGACCACCATCATGATCATCACCATGATCACGATCACAGCGAACTGTCGCCGATGGACGCGCGCGTGCGCGCCATCGAGACGATCCTGACCGAAAAGGGTTATGTCGATCCCGCAGCCCTCGATGCGCTGATCGAGACCTACGAAACCAAGGTCGGCCCGCACAACGGCGCACGTGTCGTCGCCAAGGCCTGGGCCGACCCCGCCTTTCGCCGGCGCCTGCTCGACGATGCGACCGCGGCGATCGCCGAACTCGGCTATGTCGGCCGCCAGGGCGAGCACATGGTGGCGATCGAGAATACGCCCGACACCCACAACATGGTCGTCTGCACGCTGTGCTCCTGTTATCCCTGGCCGGTGCTCGGCCTGCCGCCGGTCTGGTACAAGTCGGCGCCCTACCGCTCCAAGGCGGTGCGCGATCCACGCGGCGTGCTGGCCGATTTCGGCGTGACGCTGCCAGCCGACAAACAGATCAAGGTGTGGGATTCGACGGCGGAGGTGCGCTACCTCGTGCTGCCCGAGCGTCCTGACGGCACCGAGGGGTGGAGCGAGGTCGACCTCGCCGCCCTGGTAACCCGCGACTCGATGATCGGCACGGGTCTGGCCAGCGCACCGGAGGCAGCATGA
- the nthB gene encoding nitrile hydratase subunit beta, protein MTAASAQQAYVTHADLGGRTGLGPVVPETDEPWFHAPWEKRAFALTLAMGATGSWNIDQSRSAREQEPNYLDMSYFEIWTAGIERLMIERGLVSAAEIAVGHAIDPPKPPQRKLLAENVAAVLARGGPTGRDVATPARFAVGDRVRTRDVPVPPGHTRLPRYVQGKTGTVTHLHGGHAFPDANATGQGEAPEWLYTVRFAGTDLFGPDADPTTSVSVDAWDSYLSPA, encoded by the coding sequence ATGACCGCGGCAAGCGCCCAGCAGGCCTATGTCACCCATGCCGACCTCGGCGGCCGGACCGGGCTTGGGCCGGTCGTCCCGGAAACCGACGAACCCTGGTTTCACGCGCCCTGGGAGAAACGCGCCTTCGCCCTGACGCTGGCCATGGGCGCGACCGGTTCCTGGAACATCGATCAATCGCGATCGGCGCGCGAACAGGAGCCGAACTATCTCGACATGAGCTATTTCGAGATCTGGACCGCCGGCATCGAGCGCCTGATGATCGAACGGGGCCTGGTTTCAGCCGCCGAGATCGCGGTCGGCCATGCCATCGATCCGCCGAAGCCGCCGCAACGCAAACTGCTGGCGGAGAATGTCGCGGCGGTTCTGGCGCGCGGCGGGCCGACCGGCCGGGATGTCGCCACGCCCGCGCGTTTCGCGGTCGGCGACCGGGTCCGGACACGCGACGTGCCGGTGCCTCCAGGTCACACGCGGCTGCCGCGCTACGTCCAGGGCAAGACCGGCACCGTCACCCACCTGCATGGCGGCCACGCCTTCCCGGACGCCAATGCCACCGGCCAGGGCGAGGCGCCCGAATGGCTCTACACGGTGCGTTTTGCCGGCACCGACCTGTTCGGTCCCGACGCCGACCCGACCACCTCGGTCTCGGTCGACGCCTGGGACAGCTATCTGAGCCCCGCGTGA
- a CDS encoding nitrile hydratase accessory protein gives MTISSTPGLSPQDISALPHIPCDAEGPVFREPWEAHAFALAVSLHGKGLFTWAQWAETLSAEIRRAQAAGDPDTGETYYVHWLKALETLVIARGVTTEGRIDEATEAWHRAAEATPHGQPIVLGSRTI, from the coding sequence ATGACCATCAGCTCGACCCCAGGCCTTTCGCCCCAGGACATATCCGCGCTACCGCACATCCCTTGCGATGCGGAGGGCCCGGTGTTCCGCGAGCCCTGGGAGGCGCATGCCTTCGCGCTGGCCGTCAGCCTGCACGGCAAAGGCCTGTTCACCTGGGCTCAATGGGCCGAGACGCTCTCCGCAGAAATCCGGCGGGCCCAGGCCGCCGGCGACCCCGACACCGGCGAGACCTATTACGTCCATTGGCTGAAGGCGCTCGAGACCTTGGTCATTGCCAGGGGCGTGACCACCGAAGGCCGGATCGACGAAGCCACCGAAGCCTGGCATCGGGCCGCCGAAGCCACGCCTCACGGTCAGCCGATCGTGCTGGGATCCAGGACGATTTGA
- a CDS encoding DeoR/GlpR family DNA-binding transcription regulator: MTMKPRIRQELIVDYVRQHEKVTVDALAAAFEASRETIRRDLTDLAHRGLIKKFHGGAALPEIMVFDGRGENPFLVRMQENLREKRAIARRAAALFQPGDTILIDTGTTTVVFADELCRLSGLTVITNSVHVAQAMTRASDQNTAFLIGGKYRDESGENLGAMTVEEIGRFHAKYAVLTVGAIEEAGFMDYDMEEAEIARTMIAQSRHITVLADSSKLTRTGLFQVCPLGKVDRLVTDRMPTGNVADALARAGVEIIIAPPTSG; the protein is encoded by the coding sequence ATGACGATGAAGCCGAGAATTCGACAAGAGCTGATCGTTGATTACGTCCGGCAGCATGAGAAGGTCACGGTCGACGCTCTGGCGGCCGCGTTCGAGGCCTCGAGGGAAACCATCCGGCGCGATCTGACCGATCTCGCCCATCGCGGCCTGATCAAGAAATTCCATGGTGGCGCGGCACTGCCCGAGATCATGGTTTTCGATGGCCGGGGCGAGAATCCGTTCCTGGTGCGGATGCAGGAGAACCTGCGCGAGAAGCGGGCCATCGCGCGCCGTGCCGCCGCACTGTTCCAGCCCGGTGACACAATCCTGATCGATACCGGCACGACGACCGTCGTCTTCGCCGACGAGCTGTGCCGGCTCTCCGGCCTGACCGTCATCACCAATTCGGTGCATGTGGCGCAGGCCATGACACGCGCTTCCGACCAGAACACTGCATTTCTGATAGGCGGCAAATACCGCGACGAGAGTGGCGAGAACCTCGGCGCGATGACTGTCGAGGAGATCGGCCGATTTCACGCCAAATATGCGGTGCTGACGGTTGGCGCGATCGAGGAAGCCGGCTTCATGGATTATGACATGGAGGAGGCCGAGATCGCCCGCACCATGATTGCGCAGTCGCGGCACATCACGGTGCTGGCCGATTCATCCAAGCTGACCCGAACGGGGCTGTTCCAGGTCTGTCCGCTCGGCAAGGTCGATCGCCTCGTCACCGATCGAATGCCGACCGGCAACGTGGCCGATGCACTGGCCCGCGCGGGCGTGGAAATCATCATCGCACCGCCGACCAGCGGATAG
- a CDS encoding GMC family oxidoreductase, translating into MPRPHDPHISPWRTSKLEADYIVVGAGSAGCAVAARLSEKPNTSVLLVEAGKRDRLGITSIPAALMHTIGNPRYDWAYMSEPDPTRGGLSELWPRGRLPGGSSAINGMIFIRGAPHDFDRWAALGNAGWGWQDVLPYFRRLETADHPDNAVRGGMGPQRVSALQWRHPVSQDFIDSGVAAGIPANDDLNGQSHEGIAWNQGSTRNGARHSAWDAYVAPRLKQSGLKVLDGAQVERIIFDGRRASGLAFRRDGRSIEAVARRGVVLAAGAINSPQLLMLSGIGCAAQLAALGISPVIDSPGVGRDLMEHPGLYVQAELDVPTANSTASPVKAAAAFARWLIKGTGPMSVPTAQVLAFFRSSPAEPEPDLQFHLFPFGSILRGGKRVIPKQNLATILVNANYPKSRGWLELRSKDPLEPIAIHPRLLDHPDDLAAVMRGLAWVRKMASTPPFGPHVRELIGVPPPDAGAEADEAFIRSATRPFYHPVGTCRMGSDAAAVVSPTLQVRGAEALWVADASIFPHHIAGNTNATSLMIGEKAADLIHSHHGW; encoded by the coding sequence ATGCCCAGGCCGCACGATCCGCACATCTCGCCTTGGAGAACCAGTAAATTGGAAGCCGACTATATCGTCGTAGGGGCCGGCAGCGCCGGGTGCGCGGTCGCCGCACGCCTGAGCGAAAAGCCGAACACATCGGTCCTGTTGGTCGAAGCAGGCAAACGGGATCGTCTAGGGATCACCAGTATCCCGGCAGCCCTGATGCACACGATCGGCAACCCCCGCTATGACTGGGCCTATATGTCGGAGCCGGACCCGACCCGAGGCGGCCTGTCGGAACTGTGGCCGCGGGGCCGGCTGCCGGGCGGGTCCTCGGCCATCAACGGCATGATCTTCATCCGCGGCGCACCGCATGACTTCGACCGCTGGGCGGCGCTCGGCAATGCCGGCTGGGGCTGGCAGGACGTGCTGCCCTATTTCCGCCGGCTCGAAACCGCCGATCATCCGGACAATGCAGTGCGCGGCGGCATGGGCCCGCAGCGGGTTTCGGCGCTTCAATGGCGCCACCCGGTCTCCCAAGACTTCATCGACAGCGGAGTTGCCGCGGGAATCCCGGCCAACGACGATCTCAACGGGCAGTCCCACGAGGGCATCGCCTGGAACCAGGGCTCGACCCGCAACGGCGCGCGCCATTCCGCCTGGGACGCCTATGTCGCGCCCCGCCTCAAGCAATCCGGCCTGAAGGTCCTCGACGGCGCGCAGGTCGAGCGCATCATTTTCGATGGACGGCGTGCGAGCGGCCTTGCATTCCGCCGCGACGGCCGATCGATCGAGGCCGTCGCGCGGCGCGGCGTCGTCCTCGCCGCCGGGGCGATCAACTCGCCACAGCTCCTGATGCTCTCCGGCATCGGCTGCGCGGCGCAATTGGCCGCATTGGGAATTTCCCCGGTCATCGACAGCCCGGGCGTCGGCCGCGATCTGATGGAACATCCCGGCCTTTATGTTCAAGCCGAACTGGATGTCCCGACAGCCAACAGCACGGCGTCTCCTGTCAAGGCGGCCGCGGCCTTCGCGCGCTGGCTGATCAAGGGCACCGGCCCGATGAGCGTGCCGACGGCCCAGGTGCTCGCCTTCTTCCGGTCATCGCCGGCGGAACCGGAGCCCGACCTGCAGTTCCATCTCTTTCCATTCGGCAGCATCCTGCGCGGCGGCAAGCGGGTCATCCCGAAGCAGAACCTGGCGACGATCCTGGTCAATGCCAACTATCCAAAGAGCCGGGGCTGGCTGGAGCTGCGGTCGAAAGACCCCCTCGAACCGATCGCCATCCATCCGCGCCTGCTCGACCACCCAGATGACCTGGCAGCCGTCATGCGCGGGCTCGCCTGGGTCCGGAAGATGGCGTCGACGCCACCTTTCGGACCGCATGTGCGCGAACTGATCGGCGTGCCCCCGCCCGATGCGGGCGCCGAGGCGGATGAGGCCTTCATCCGCTCGGCGACGCGGCCCTTCTACCACCCCGTCGGCACCTGCCGGATGGGGTCGGATGCCGCGGCCGTCGTGTCGCCGACCCTTCAGGTCCGTGGCGCGGAAGCGCTGTGGGTCGCCGATGCGTCGATCTTTCCCCATCACATCGCCGGAAATACCAACGCCACCTCGCTGATGATCGGCGAGAAGGCCGCGGACCTCATCCATTCGCATCACGGTTGGTAA
- a CDS encoding ABC transporter substrate-binding protein translates to MLTFAKRAFGSTAVAVLLAFTPAAVGAQPAPAPTTTLTAVLEAEIATLDPHFTSAYITRTFGYAVFDTLFAMDSKGEIKPQMVQDYTVSEDRLTWTFNLREGLAWHDGTPVTAADCVASIRRWGPKAALGRLLTAATASIDATGPRTFVIKLKEPFGLVLDALGRPNAPVPFMLPERLARTPGEQRIPEVIGSGPFKFRPDLHRPGDVLVVERNAQYAPRAEPADFLAGGKVPRVGRVAFRTMPDGSTATSALQTGEIDFLQYVPFDLLPMLERNRRVTVVPFDGMQSFQGYFRINSANKPFDDPEIRRVLWRLIDQTSVLNGLGLPDRYMRPGCRSFFMCGTPYETTVGGEMGENPSVEAAREALKRTKYAGEPIIVLQATDIDAPRVSSAVVADLLRRAGFNVELQAMDWGTVLARRAKRDGWHMFGVHASGFDLASPRTHFYVSNNCIDYAGWHCDPRLTELLAAFAKAPTEPERKRLAGEISKVAYEIVPAVMWGQLAQPAAHRNELVNIVPSAIPVFWNVEKRTN, encoded by the coding sequence ATGCTGACATTCGCAAAACGAGCTTTCGGGAGCACCGCGGTGGCCGTGCTTCTCGCCTTCACACCCGCCGCGGTCGGGGCGCAGCCGGCGCCGGCGCCGACCACCACCCTGACGGCGGTCCTGGAAGCCGAGATCGCCACGCTCGATCCTCATTTCACGTCCGCCTACATCACCCGAACCTTCGGTTATGCGGTCTTCGACACGTTGTTCGCGATGGATTCGAAGGGCGAGATCAAGCCGCAGATGGTCCAGGACTATACGGTCTCCGAGGATCGTCTGACCTGGACGTTCAATCTGCGCGAGGGTCTCGCCTGGCATGACGGCACGCCGGTGACGGCTGCCGACTGCGTCGCCTCGATCCGCCGCTGGGGGCCGAAGGCCGCACTCGGCCGCCTGTTGACGGCCGCGACCGCCTCGATCGACGCAACCGGTCCCCGCACCTTTGTCATCAAGTTGAAGGAACCGTTCGGCCTGGTCCTCGATGCCCTCGGCCGCCCCAACGCGCCGGTGCCGTTCATGCTGCCCGAGCGCCTGGCACGCACCCCGGGCGAGCAGCGCATCCCCGAGGTCATCGGCTCCGGCCCGTTCAAGTTCCGCCCCGATCTCCACCGTCCAGGCGACGTCCTGGTTGTCGAGCGTAACGCCCAATATGCGCCGCGCGCCGAACCTGCCGACTTCCTGGCCGGCGGCAAGGTCCCGCGGGTTGGACGGGTCGCATTTCGCACCATGCCGGATGGCTCGACGGCCACCTCGGCCCTGCAAACCGGAGAAATCGACTTCCTCCAATATGTGCCCTTCGACCTGCTGCCGATGCTCGAGCGCAATCGCCGCGTGACGGTGGTGCCCTTCGACGGCATGCAGAGCTTCCAGGGCTATTTCCGCATCAACTCCGCGAACAAGCCGTTCGACGACCCGGAAATTCGGCGTGTTCTGTGGCGGCTGATCGATCAGACTTCGGTCCTCAACGGCCTCGGCCTTCCCGATCGCTACATGCGGCCGGGCTGCCGCTCGTTCTTCATGTGCGGCACGCCTTACGAAACCACTGTTGGCGGCGAGATGGGCGAGAACCCCTCTGTCGAAGCCGCCCGCGAGGCTCTGAAGCGCACCAAATATGCCGGCGAGCCGATCATCGTCCTGCAGGCGACCGACATCGATGCCCCCCGGGTGTCGTCGGCGGTCGTCGCCGACCTGCTCCGTCGCGCCGGATTCAACGTCGAACTTCAGGCCATGGATTGGGGAACGGTGCTGGCGCGCCGCGCCAAACGCGACGGCTGGCACATGTTCGGCGTCCACGCCTCCGGCTTCGACCTCGCCTCGCCGCGGACCCATTTCTACGTCAGCAACAACTGTATCGATTATGCCGGCTGGCACTGCGACCCGCGCCTGACGGAACTGCTTGCGGCCTTCGCCAAGGCCCCGACGGAGCCCGAGCGCAAGCGCCTTGCCGGCGAGATCTCCAAGGTCGCCTACGAGATCGTTCCGGCCGTCATGTGGGGCCAGTTGGCCCAGCCTGCGGCTCATCGCAACGAGCTCGTCAACATCGTTCCCTCCGCCATTCCGGTATTCTGGAACGTCGAGAAGCGGACCAACTGA
- a CDS encoding NAD(P)/FAD-dependent oxidoreductase has protein sequence MAEQPNQIFDVAIVGAGVVGCAIARKFALEGASVVLLEKGADILSGASKANSAILHTGFDAPPASLELACMKAGHAEFLAIRQRLNLPVLETGAIVAAWDDEQLARLDAVEERAHANGVTDVRRISRVEILAREQRLSGAVLGGVLVPGEHVIDPWSTPLAYARQAAAHGACFVFGAEVGEAKRRDDLWLLRTPKGAIRARVVVNAAGLFGDRLEQLAFERSAFEIRPRKGQFVVFDKQAAALLGTILLPVPTEQTKGVVIARTIFGNLLVGPTAEEQDDRCRAAVDEQTLNDLTAFAARMVPDLRDMPVTAVYAGLRPATEKKDYRIASDPAKGWITVGGIRSTGLTAALGIATHVFDLFRAFGLSRSPPQDIIWPMVPNLAEHLPRDCTLPGCGEIVCHCERVTRREIEQALQGPLPAGDTGGLKRRTRAGMGRCQGFYCQADVAEIAGGRLASAAATPTRAP, from the coding sequence GTGGCCGAGCAGCCAAATCAGATCTTCGATGTCGCGATCGTCGGCGCCGGCGTCGTCGGCTGCGCCATCGCGCGCAAATTCGCGCTCGAGGGCGCCTCGGTCGTGCTGCTCGAAAAGGGCGCCGACATTCTGAGCGGCGCCAGCAAGGCCAATAGCGCGATCCTTCATACCGGCTTCGATGCGCCGCCCGCCAGCCTCGAACTCGCCTGCATGAAGGCGGGCCATGCGGAATTCCTTGCGATCCGCCAGCGCCTCAATCTGCCGGTACTGGAGACCGGCGCCATCGTCGCGGCCTGGGACGATGAACAACTGGCGCGCCTCGACGCGGTCGAGGAGCGCGCCCATGCCAATGGCGTGACCGATGTCAGGCGTATCAGCCGCGTCGAGATCCTGGCGCGCGAACAACGACTGTCCGGCGCGGTACTCGGCGGCGTTTTGGTGCCGGGCGAGCATGTGATCGACCCTTGGTCGACACCACTGGCCTATGCCCGACAGGCCGCCGCCCATGGAGCCTGCTTCGTCTTCGGCGCCGAAGTCGGCGAGGCGAAACGCCGGGACGATCTCTGGCTGCTGCGCACGCCGAAAGGCGCGATCCGGGCCAGGGTCGTGGTGAACGCCGCCGGACTGTTCGGCGACCGGCTCGAGCAACTCGCCTTCGAACGCTCCGCCTTCGAGATCAGGCCGCGCAAAGGACAATTCGTCGTCTTCGACAAGCAGGCTGCGGCCCTGCTCGGCACCATCCTGCTGCCGGTGCCGACCGAACAGACCAAGGGCGTCGTCATCGCCCGCACGATCTTCGGCAATCTTCTGGTCGGCCCGACCGCGGAAGAACAGGACGACCGCTGCCGCGCGGCGGTGGACGAGCAGACCCTGAACGATCTCACCGCCTTTGCCGCCCGCATGGTGCCGGACCTGAGGGACATGCCCGTCACCGCAGTTTATGCCGGCCTTCGACCGGCAACGGAGAAAAAGGACTATCGCATTGCTTCCGACCCGGCGAAGGGCTGGATCACGGTCGGTGGCATCCGCTCGACCGGACTGACGGCAGCCCTCGGCATCGCCACGCACGTCTTCGATCTCTTCCGCGCCTTCGGCCTCTCGAGATCTCCGCCGCAAGATATCATCTGGCCGATGGTACCCAATCTCGCCGAGCACCTGCCACGCGATTGCACGCTGCCCGGATGCGGCGAAATCGTCTGTCATTGCGAGCGCGTCACGCGCCGGGAAATCGAGCAGGCCCTGCAGGGCCCGCTGCCGGCCGGCGACACTGGCGGCCTCAAGCGGCGAACGCGGGCCGGCATGGGCCGATGCCAGGGTTTCTATTGCCAGGCCGACGTCGCCGAGATCGCAGGAGGCCGCCTCGCCAGCGCGGCCGCCACCCCGACGCGCGCACCATGA